One window of Verrucomicrobiota bacterium genomic DNA carries:
- a CDS encoding plastocyanin/azurin family copper-binding protein: METNRSYPIFTFFVVFLAQIPLLAQTEGLNVADPLIYSYADPARGREEHRYSDHPINEFRLYDFYQRQADYYIESGEVPKIIPAYPGMEAGLNGHWGKYNQFDLYDDIWSRMDNGPIVTSVIRQGGDQLVKAINLKLGEDQSVFATFDQLQMSYRMVWKDEFLTYPEVRWGMMGLVQPATDPLLQSWSNAWSKTTQWEKNYETAELDYKGFFRYGKKAIFNYKVHGTAVLENPDAIRAGKDAIFIRTLHFPEGAQQLNLKFFKIPNGQSLSSVEKKNGILLTAIRTLPGSYGLAVKSSTELDGLRIEQSDDGYLYLAISDLEAGTTLTTYSWNAEQELSQIQPAIQAHAPVDLNDYIRGGPTHWPEEFTMSGELGEGDDPYVIDTIPVPLENPFASPMYLSGFSFFENGDAAVATFFGDIWLVKGINDNLEKVTWRRIAQGTNQPLGLEVVDGKIYAICKDQITIFHDLNNDEEIDYFENFCNSFITSPGGHDYNTGLQRDSEGNFYFATKHAGIYQVSPDGKKIKIIADGLRNPNGIGVAPDGRIWVTPQEGQWNPTSMIFHVKQGDFYGHSYHTQDKMIEPATVYVPRGIDNSTGGQLYITTEKWGPMKDKLISLSYGTNTHYLALEDTSGPRAQGAIVPLKGDFISSIHRARVHPIDEQVYTVGLQGWGNYSQTHGSFERIRYTGKPVYHPMGFQVFQNGVRVDFDHKLSSESSESVKAIFAQQWEYIYTMGYGSPEFSIRNKGKLGHDRLNITSTHVSNDGKSIFVEIPDLVPAMVVYLRMHLQFADGTPFKTDLFATALHLGKAFKDFPNPLPIVPGKPQEIELTIKMPPPIPDVEPGSDEPGRPIHLKALTGLMYDKTRISASPGERISLTLENTDVMPHNWVMVSYEGYVNVGEKADLMVSDPDAAAKQYIPEDKDVMHFTRLLNPGEKQTIHFNAPIAPGHYPFLCTFPGHWKVMRGYLIVY, encoded by the coding sequence ATGGAAACAAACCGCTCGTACCCCATTTTTACATTTTTTGTGGTGTTCCTCGCCCAGATCCCACTTTTGGCGCAAACAGAGGGGCTGAATGTAGCGGATCCATTAATTTATTCATACGCTGATCCAGCGAGAGGGCGTGAAGAGCACCGCTACTCTGATCATCCCATCAATGAGTTTCGCCTGTACGACTTTTACCAACGCCAAGCTGATTATTATATCGAATCCGGGGAAGTTCCCAAGATTATTCCTGCCTACCCGGGAATGGAAGCGGGTCTAAACGGCCATTGGGGAAAATACAACCAGTTCGACCTCTACGACGATATCTGGAGCCGAATGGATAACGGTCCGATCGTGACCTCAGTCATCAGGCAAGGCGGAGATCAACTGGTAAAAGCCATCAATTTAAAGTTGGGTGAGGATCAATCCGTTTTCGCCACTTTTGACCAACTCCAGATGAGTTACCGCATGGTTTGGAAGGATGAATTCCTCACCTACCCTGAAGTTCGTTGGGGCATGATGGGGCTGGTTCAACCGGCAACCGATCCATTGCTTCAATCCTGGAGCAACGCCTGGTCGAAGACTACCCAGTGGGAAAAGAATTACGAAACAGCTGAGTTGGATTACAAGGGATTCTTTCGTTATGGGAAGAAGGCCATATTCAATTATAAAGTACACGGAACAGCAGTCCTGGAAAACCCGGATGCGATCAGGGCTGGCAAGGACGCCATTTTTATTCGCACGCTTCATTTTCCGGAAGGAGCCCAACAACTGAATCTGAAGTTTTTCAAAATTCCAAATGGACAGAGTCTCTCCTCCGTTGAAAAAAAGAACGGGATTCTGCTCACGGCGATAAGGACTCTGCCCGGAAGTTATGGTCTGGCGGTAAAGTCATCCACCGAACTCGATGGACTGAGGATCGAGCAGTCAGACGATGGATACCTTTATCTGGCTATTTCAGACCTCGAAGCTGGAACCACACTTACCACCTATTCGTGGAATGCAGAACAAGAGCTTTCTCAAATCCAACCAGCCATACAGGCCCATGCTCCAGTGGATCTGAACGACTACATACGAGGTGGACCTACACACTGGCCAGAAGAGTTTACCATGTCGGGCGAGTTAGGCGAAGGAGACGATCCCTATGTAATAGACACCATTCCTGTTCCACTCGAGAACCCGTTTGCATCACCCATGTACCTGAGCGGATTCAGTTTCTTTGAAAATGGCGATGCGGCAGTAGCCACCTTCTTCGGCGATATCTGGCTGGTAAAAGGTATCAACGACAATCTTGAGAAAGTGACATGGAGGCGAATCGCTCAAGGAACCAATCAGCCACTCGGTCTCGAAGTTGTTGATGGAAAGATTTACGCCATCTGCAAAGACCAGATTACCATTTTCCACGATCTGAACAATGACGAGGAAATCGACTACTTTGAAAACTTCTGCAACAGCTTCATCACTTCTCCAGGTGGCCACGATTACAATACAGGTCTGCAACGTGACTCAGAAGGAAATTTCTATTTCGCGACCAAACACGCTGGTATCTACCAGGTATCTCCGGATGGGAAAAAGATAAAGATCATCGCGGATGGTTTAAGGAATCCGAACGGGATAGGAGTGGCGCCAGACGGCCGTATCTGGGTCACGCCACAGGAGGGGCAATGGAATCCAACGTCTATGATTTTCCACGTAAAACAAGGCGACTTTTACGGGCATTCCTATCACACCCAGGACAAGATGATTGAGCCTGCGACGGTCTACGTTCCTCGCGGCATTGATAATTCAACCGGAGGACAGCTTTACATAACGACCGAGAAGTGGGGGCCCATGAAGGACAAGCTCATTTCCTTATCCTATGGGACCAACACTCACTACCTTGCGTTGGAAGACACGAGTGGACCGCGCGCTCAGGGGGCCATAGTTCCTTTGAAAGGAGATTTTATATCCAGCATTCACCGAGCCCGCGTGCACCCTATCGATGAACAAGTCTACACCGTAGGGCTTCAAGGTTGGGGCAACTATTCCCAAACGCACGGATCCTTTGAGCGTATTCGCTATACGGGAAAACCGGTTTATCACCCCATGGGATTCCAGGTTTTCCAAAATGGGGTACGGGTCGATTTTGACCATAAGCTCTCTTCAGAAAGCTCCGAATCCGTTAAAGCCATTTTTGCGCAGCAGTGGGAGTACATCTACACCATGGGTTATGGCTCACCCGAGTTTTCCATTCGAAACAAAGGGAAGTTGGGACACGACCGTTTAAACATCACTTCCACCCATGTTTCAAATGACGGGAAATCCATATTTGTGGAAATTCCGGATCTGGTTCCAGCCATGGTAGTTTACCTGCGCATGCATCTCCAATTTGCAGACGGTACTCCTTTCAAGACCGACCTGTTCGCCACCGCCCTTCATTTGGGAAAAGCGTTTAAGGACTTTCCTAATCCCTTGCCCATCGTGCCCGGCAAACCTCAGGAAATTGAACTGACGATAAAGATGCCACCGCCGATTCCCGATGTGGAGCCCGGCAGCGACGAGCCGGGACGCCCGATTCACTTGAAGGCACTAACTGGTCTGATGTACGACAAGACACGCATTTCAGCGAGTCCGGGCGAACGCATCTCACTCACCTTGGAAAACACAGACGTCATGCCTCACAATTGGGTCATGGTCAGTTACGAAGGCTATGTGAACGTAGGCGAGAAAGCGGACCTGATGGTGAGCGACCCGGATGCGGCAGCGAAGCAGTATATTCCTGAGGACAAGGACGTCATGCACTTCACCCGACTGCTGAATCCAGGGGAGAAGCAAACGATTCACTTTAATGCTCCCATCGCTCCGGGACATTATCCGTTTCTCTGCACCTTTCCTGGCCATTGGAAGGTCATGCGCGGTTATTTAATTGTCTACTAG
- a CDS encoding DEAD/DEAH box helicase — MYARYAKRLFTRQAIEKWFDRLTQDWERAFSKEEIEAGRRLYRSGEIREVELTEEDAIIHCKFDKKESYAMIDWKNGTFEVRSSSNHRPFGRAIAVAGFYEIEEIVVEEAAPSYQVFKKKVQPVEGDEPELIEVIKPPSKPVEPTRVLDLFLVLDQQGLTLNASWVNDDGSMTPALKTAPKNMEPTSKEREQVIRLAGLAHRSEFQFVKNKAVYRLHNLALVPPFISSALRGWRQHFDIRMDKAMEKRSQAIHEVDLEVVAESFEGQHASLDWRFSIEGKTLVREEGRALFKHGNLLHFIPNIGIVRVGERQGKIIREYREVESTFAGDAIPRYLLLSLFGRSHLKVSLSSELRKWHQDLIGAGKENSLQLPDFLRDYQRYGVEWFSQLRKAGCHGLLADEMGLGKTLQVVSLLKQDSLKDQSHLIVCPASVVPVWQHEFSRWFPGSELEVLRSGNQFKEDGKPTIWLSSYTQLRRHKHLLGDVKFGYVVLDEAQSIKNPDAKVSQACFSVEAEFRLALTGTPLENKQQDLWSIFRFLMPGLLGGKKAFQENLDNDPATFLPRLNRQISPFVLRRTKKEVAKELPDKVETDLLCPMTDVQKREYAKLTSEGIQELGNDIDNIVRSKNFNLLSLLTRLRQVACDPDLTPWGKHPYTDSGKIVILLERLNDVLLSGHKVVIFSQFVSFLNRVKSAIRKNLKGYPIYELKGSTTNRQKPVAEFQDIPGPGIILVSLKAGGTGITLHSADYVFLMDPWWNPAVEDQAIDRVHRIGQDKTVFVYRLITQGTIEERIMDLKASKRNLFDQVIGNLSEMKDFKSYFTKLSDLILLSSSKDD; from the coding sequence ATGTACGCCCGTTACGCCAAACGTTTATTTACCAGGCAAGCCATCGAAAAGTGGTTTGATCGGCTTACGCAGGACTGGGAACGTGCGTTTTCAAAGGAGGAAATTGAGGCGGGTCGTCGTCTTTATAGAAGTGGGGAAATACGGGAAGTTGAACTGACCGAGGAAGACGCAATCATCCATTGCAAATTCGATAAAAAAGAGTCCTACGCCATGATCGATTGGAAAAATGGGACCTTTGAAGTACGCTCCTCAAGTAATCATCGACCCTTTGGTCGAGCCATAGCGGTCGCCGGATTCTATGAGATTGAAGAGATCGTTGTCGAAGAGGCGGCTCCGTCGTATCAGGTTTTCAAAAAAAAAGTCCAACCTGTTGAGGGGGACGAGCCTGAGCTTATTGAAGTCATCAAGCCACCCAGTAAACCGGTTGAACCGACTCGTGTTCTGGATTTGTTCCTGGTGCTTGATCAACAAGGGCTCACTTTAAATGCATCCTGGGTTAACGACGATGGCTCGATGACTCCTGCACTTAAGACCGCACCCAAAAACATGGAGCCGACGAGCAAAGAACGTGAACAGGTTATTCGCCTGGCCGGTTTGGCCCATCGCAGTGAATTTCAGTTTGTTAAGAACAAAGCAGTCTATCGATTACACAATTTAGCACTGGTGCCTCCCTTCATTTCGAGTGCATTGCGTGGCTGGAGACAGCACTTCGATATTCGCATGGATAAGGCGATGGAAAAACGTTCTCAAGCGATACACGAAGTGGATCTTGAGGTTGTCGCGGAATCATTCGAAGGCCAACATGCCTCGCTCGATTGGCGCTTTTCCATAGAAGGAAAAACGCTTGTCCGTGAAGAAGGTCGTGCTCTTTTCAAACATGGAAACCTCCTCCATTTCATCCCGAATATTGGAATTGTAAGAGTAGGGGAAAGGCAGGGGAAAATCATCCGTGAGTATAGGGAGGTTGAGTCCACTTTTGCTGGGGATGCTATACCGCGCTATTTACTACTTTCTTTGTTTGGCCGGTCCCACTTGAAGGTTTCCTTGTCCAGCGAGTTAAGGAAGTGGCATCAAGATCTCATAGGTGCCGGGAAAGAGAATTCGCTCCAACTGCCGGATTTTCTTCGCGACTATCAACGCTATGGAGTGGAGTGGTTTTCTCAACTGCGCAAGGCGGGCTGCCACGGTCTTTTAGCGGATGAAATGGGTCTGGGGAAAACACTCCAGGTCGTTTCCTTACTTAAACAAGACTCACTCAAAGACCAATCTCATCTGATTGTATGTCCGGCGAGTGTTGTGCCGGTTTGGCAGCATGAATTCAGTCGTTGGTTTCCGGGCTCCGAATTGGAAGTTTTGCGTAGCGGAAACCAATTTAAAGAGGATGGAAAACCGACGATCTGGTTGTCGAGTTACACGCAATTGCGCCGACATAAACACCTCCTCGGAGATGTTAAATTTGGGTATGTGGTTCTCGATGAAGCTCAATCGATCAAGAACCCTGATGCCAAGGTAAGTCAGGCCTGTTTTTCGGTTGAAGCTGAATTCCGCCTGGCTCTAACGGGAACACCCCTCGAAAATAAACAGCAGGATCTTTGGTCCATATTCCGGTTTTTAATGCCTGGATTATTGGGAGGAAAAAAAGCATTTCAGGAAAATCTTGATAATGATCCAGCCACCTTTTTACCCAGGTTGAACAGACAGATTTCGCCGTTCGTTTTGCGGAGAACCAAAAAGGAAGTTGCTAAAGAATTACCTGACAAGGTGGAGACTGATTTACTCTGTCCAATGACTGATGTTCAGAAACGGGAGTATGCAAAACTGACCTCTGAAGGGATTCAGGAATTGGGTAACGATATTGACAATATCGTAAGGAGTAAAAACTTCAACCTTCTGTCTCTGCTTACTCGTTTGCGGCAGGTTGCCTGTGATCCTGACCTGACACCCTGGGGAAAGCATCCTTATACGGACAGTGGAAAAATTGTTATTCTGTTGGAGCGTTTGAATGATGTTCTTTTAAGCGGGCACAAGGTCGTGATCTTCAGTCAGTTTGTTTCTTTTCTCAACCGTGTTAAATCGGCGATCCGCAAAAACCTGAAAGGTTATCCCATATACGAACTCAAGGGTAGTACCACCAATCGGCAAAAACCGGTAGCTGAGTTTCAAGATATACCAGGGCCAGGAATTATTCTGGTAAGTCTAAAAGCCGGAGGAACGGGTATCACCTTACACTCCGCCGATTATGTTTTCTTGATGGATCCCTGGTGGAACCCAGCGGTTGAAGACCAGGCCATTGATCGGGTTCACCGTATAGGGCAGGACAAGACGGTTTTTGTCTACCGGCTAATCACCCAAGGCACCATCGAAGAACGCATCATGGATCTAAAGGCCTCCAAGCGGAACCTTTTCGATCAGGTCATTGGAAACTTGTCAGAAATGAAAGAT
- a CDS encoding galactose mutarotase, whose translation MFRILTLLFVFGLVWASQSACMPPGEVSEKVWGSLPSGEEVTLYTLTNSSGMQAQITNYGGIVVSLTTPDRDGVLEDVVLGYSSLDKYVERNPLFGAIVGLYANRIETGLVELDGKHVQLFVREQPGQVPVHMHGGSVGLDQVVWKGESGVEQGTAYLKLDYIHADGMDGYPGPVNVSVTYRLTNDNALKIDYFATTEKTTVINLTNHSYFNLIGGGDGNVLNHEMQLEADTLTEVKPGLIPTGRFVPVAGSPFDFNTPKRIGERIDDENAQLRLGRGYDHNYVIKKTTDRVELFATVYEPTSGRVMEAFTDQPGVQFYTANGMRNIIGKGDVAYQPRSGFCLETQHYPDSPNHPDFPSTVLRAGDVFKSTTVFKFSAR comes from the coding sequence ATGTTTAGGATACTCACCTTGCTCTTCGTATTTGGCTTGGTATGGGCTAGCCAATCCGCTTGCATGCCGCCAGGAGAAGTCAGTGAAAAAGTATGGGGCTCTTTGCCCAGTGGAGAAGAAGTGACACTTTATACTTTGACTAACAGCTCCGGGATGCAGGCGCAAATTACGAACTACGGCGGGATTGTTGTTTCTTTGACTACTCCTGATCGGGATGGGGTTTTGGAGGATGTTGTTCTGGGTTATTCTTCACTTGATAAGTATGTGGAACGCAACCCGCTCTTCGGGGCTATCGTTGGACTCTATGCCAACCGGATTGAAACCGGACTGGTCGAATTGGATGGTAAGCACGTGCAATTATTTGTGCGAGAACAGCCCGGACAAGTTCCCGTGCATATGCATGGTGGTTCGGTGGGTTTAGACCAGGTTGTATGGAAAGGTGAATCCGGAGTGGAGCAGGGCACGGCGTATCTGAAGCTCGATTACATTCATGCCGATGGAATGGATGGTTATCCTGGTCCGGTTAACGTTTCGGTCACCTACCGATTGACGAACGATAACGCCCTGAAGATCGATTATTTTGCCACAACCGAAAAGACCACAGTCATAAACCTCACCAATCACTCCTATTTCAATCTTATCGGGGGAGGCGATGGTAACGTGCTTAATCACGAGATGCAGTTGGAGGCCGATACCTTAACCGAAGTTAAACCCGGGCTAATACCAACCGGTAGATTTGTGCCTGTCGCTGGATCGCCTTTTGACTTTAATACTCCCAAACGTATCGGTGAGCGCATTGACGATGAAAATGCGCAACTCAGATTGGGACGCGGGTATGACCATAATTATGTCATCAAGAAAACAACCGATCGAGTGGAGCTTTTCGCTACTGTCTATGAACCTACCAGTGGCCGTGTTATGGAAGCGTTTACCGACCAGCCAGGTGTTCAGTTTTATACCGCCAACGGCATGAGGAATATTATCGGTAAGGGTGATGTTGCCTACCAGCCAAGGAGTGGATTTTGCCTGGAAACTCAACATTATCCTGATTCGCCTAATCACCCGGATTTTCCTTCAACGGTCTTAAGAGCAGGAGACGTTTTTAAATCTACAACGGTTTTCAAATTTAGCGCACGCTGA
- a CDS encoding Gfo/Idh/MocA family oxidoreductase, with amino-acid sequence MEKIVSRRNFVKSTATALAATSIYNIAGAASHKTATVKVALIGCGGRSNRDMPNFITACELLGKKAEVVGLADAYQDRLDTAAQKYGVDKAKCFVGFEAYKQVLETDAEFVIMATPPNFRATHLEAVIKSGKNAMIEKPIAVDAPGCRKVIELGKKAKEKGLAIVAGVQRRHDIKWLTNKAKIDAGAIGTILGGTVAWNGTVPWIWGREQTWDDREYLTRNWLNWSEMSGDHITEQHVHNLDVANWFLGRHPESCVGFGGRARRESGNQYDFFSLDLDYGDGVHIHSQCRQLSGCFNRVGEFFRGTEGETYGDGKMKGKDVKIPEIVVDSDDGSVQEMVELIRGVYNDKPLNEAQSIAESTATAIMGRYSAYTGQLVQWSDLMQNPKSKFYNLTSGPSAKDFEKGNVSAPRENVVAVPGDGIAVRRKFA; translated from the coding sequence ATGGAAAAAATTGTTTCACGACGAAACTTCGTAAAGAGCACGGCTACCGCCTTAGCAGCTACAAGCATCTATAATATCGCAGGTGCGGCTAGTCACAAAACTGCGACCGTAAAGGTAGCCTTGATTGGTTGCGGAGGTCGCTCCAACCGGGATATGCCCAACTTCATTACAGCCTGTGAATTGCTAGGCAAAAAAGCTGAGGTCGTCGGCCTGGCCGATGCCTACCAGGATCGACTGGATACAGCCGCTCAAAAATATGGGGTCGATAAGGCGAAATGTTTTGTCGGCTTCGAAGCCTATAAACAAGTGCTGGAGACCGACGCCGAGTTTGTAATCATGGCCACACCACCCAATTTCCGTGCGACTCATTTGGAAGCGGTTATCAAATCCGGGAAAAACGCAATGATCGAAAAACCGATTGCGGTGGATGCACCCGGTTGCCGCAAGGTCATCGAGCTTGGTAAAAAAGCGAAAGAAAAAGGACTCGCAATCGTCGCCGGAGTGCAACGACGCCACGATATTAAATGGCTGACCAATAAAGCAAAAATCGATGCAGGCGCTATCGGCACCATTCTTGGAGGAACCGTAGCTTGGAATGGCACCGTTCCCTGGATCTGGGGTCGCGAGCAAACGTGGGACGACCGCGAATACTTGACCCGCAACTGGTTGAACTGGAGTGAGATGTCAGGCGATCACATCACTGAACAACACGTACATAATCTAGATGTGGCGAACTGGTTCCTGGGACGTCACCCAGAAAGTTGCGTAGGTTTTGGAGGCCGCGCCAGACGAGAATCTGGTAATCAATATGACTTTTTCAGCCTGGATTTGGATTACGGTGACGGCGTCCACATTCACAGCCAATGCCGTCAATTATCCGGTTGTTTCAATCGGGTTGGCGAGTTCTTCCGAGGAACCGAAGGTGAGACCTACGGCGACGGAAAAATGAAAGGCAAAGATGTGAAAATCCCAGAAATCGTGGTCGATTCGGACGATGGTTCTGTTCAGGAAATGGTCGAACTCATTCGAGGTGTTTACAATGATAAGCCCTTGAATGAAGCCCAAAGTATAGCGGAATCCACGGCGACTGCCATCATGGGACGCTACTCTGCCTACACCGGCCAATTGGTTCAGTGGTCCGACTTGATGCAGAATCCAAAATCAAAATTCTACAATCTGACTTCGGGTCCATCCGCAAAAGATTTTGAAAAGGGTAATGTAAGCGCGCCACGCGAAAACGTGGTGGCGGTTCCAGGAGACGGAATCGCCGTTCGCAGAAAATTCGCCTGA
- a CDS encoding sugar phosphate isomerase/epimerase — translation MIKTTSRRHFIGTVTTAAIGAGILNTTQSASAMHHETPMSNFKYCLNMSTIRGQNLGLVKEIEVAAKAGYSAVEPWIRTIRTYVDEGGSLKDLKKRIDDLGLTVESAIGFAGWIVDDPTERAKGLEEAKSDMDLLAQIGGKRLAAPPKGATKEAGLDLISAAERYRVLLELGDEMGVVPQVEVWGFSKNLHRLGQAVFVAIESGHPKACVLPDIYHIYKGGSDFTGLKMLSKSSVHAFHINDYPGNPPWETIGDKDRVYPGDGIAPMGEIMRTLATINPDMVFSLELFNPVYWEQDALEVAKTGLIKMKEQVAKALG, via the coding sequence ATGATCAAAACCACCTCTCGAAGACATTTCATCGGAACGGTCACCACAGCAGCCATTGGTGCCGGTATTTTGAATACAACTCAATCAGCTTCAGCCATGCACCACGAAACTCCCATGTCCAACTTTAAATACTGCCTAAACATGAGCACCATCCGTGGCCAAAATCTCGGGTTGGTTAAAGAAATAGAAGTAGCAGCCAAAGCCGGTTATTCAGCCGTCGAACCCTGGATACGAACCATTCGCACATACGTCGATGAAGGAGGCTCGTTGAAAGACCTCAAGAAACGCATAGATGACCTGGGACTCACCGTAGAAAGTGCAATCGGATTCGCTGGCTGGATCGTCGACGATCCAACGGAACGTGCCAAAGGCTTGGAAGAGGCCAAGAGCGATATGGACCTGCTTGCACAAATTGGCGGGAAACGACTTGCGGCTCCTCCCAAAGGAGCAACCAAGGAAGCGGGACTCGATTTAATATCAGCCGCTGAACGTTATCGGGTGCTTCTTGAACTCGGAGATGAAATGGGCGTCGTACCACAAGTCGAAGTTTGGGGTTTCTCCAAGAACTTACATCGACTGGGGCAAGCCGTGTTCGTCGCCATCGAAAGTGGGCATCCCAAAGCCTGTGTCTTGCCGGATATTTATCACATTTACAAAGGAGGCTCCGATTTTACCGGGCTGAAGATGCTGAGCAAATCTTCCGTGCACGCCTTTCACATCAACGACTATCCAGGTAATCCTCCCTGGGAAACGATTGGAGACAAAGACCGTGTCTACCCGGGAGATGGGATCGCCCCGATGGGTGAAATTATGAGGACTTTGGCCACTATCAACCCTGACATGGTTTTCTCATTAGAACTGTTTAATCCCGTTTATTGGGAGCAAGACGCACTCGAAGTTGCCAAAACCGGACTGATAAAAATGAAAGAGCAAGTCGCCAAAGCGCTAGGGTAA
- a CDS encoding VOC family protein, whose translation MISINQLNHTAIHVADVERSVAFYRDVLQLKEIGRPNFNFAGAWFQIGPDQELHLICKEGGSYTVPLERHTAYRVPDMAQAKAHLDSLGITYEGPRFRPDGPLQLFLNDPDGHVVELTQLDV comes from the coding sequence ATGATTAGCATCAATCAACTCAATCACACTGCCATTCATGTGGCCGATGTCGAACGTAGTGTCGCGTTTTACCGCGACGTGCTTCAGCTTAAAGAAATCGGAAGACCCAATTTTAATTTCGCTGGAGCCTGGTTTCAAATTGGTCCGGATCAGGAGCTGCATTTGATCTGTAAAGAAGGTGGTTCTTATACAGTACCTTTGGAGCGCCATACCGCCTACCGCGTCCCCGATATGGCACAAGCCAAGGCTCACCTCGATTCTTTGGGGATAACTTACGAAGGTCCGAGGTTTCGACCGGATGGCCCGCTCCAGTTGTTTTTAAACGATCCCGATGGCCATGTAGTCGAGCTGACTCAGTTAGATGTTTAG